The Fusobacterium necrophorum subsp. necrophorum genome has a window encoding:
- a CDS encoding ABC transporter ATP-binding protein has product MKKEKKKTSILKRLMPYAGQKGYMLYLAMMLSGISGIMVLMPMLYIHKIIKSIILNKVVDVVMIKQYAVSAALFAAIGLLLYTFALIVSHIFAFEVEDNIIKINVEKMMKKPLGYFLNRESGKIRNVIVDGASQTHSFLAHQLPDMAMSVISPLILLGLFLYFDWRLGVASLIPLIISMGLMATMMTEEMKKEREKYFEDLANLSAETVEYVRGIPVVKTFAQSVESFQRLHSLIIRLKETVMKLTVMYRNKMSLYEAITASTAFFLVPVAILLIGRGEEIRTVLGNSIIYLLLGPTFGMFIMRSTTITQFSFFATTALDNIDNILDYEELSYGEKQDFSEGLEFKNVSFSYGDEKILDQVSFRVNQGESVALVGPSGGGKSTIARLAARFYDADSGEVLLGKTNIQEYEKTALMKKIAFVFQGSKLFKISLKENLLLGKSDASDKEIEDALISSGSKEIVDTLEKGLETVYGTKGTYFSGGEVQRLTIARAFLKDAKLLILDEATAFADPENEYMIQESFKKLAKNRTTLMIAHRLSTVVNADRILVIDKGKLVEEGTHDELLQKGEVYKKLWEEYQRAVNWKIGGQNA; this is encoded by the coding sequence ATGAAAAAAGAAAAGAAAAAAACATCCATTCTAAAAAGATTGATGCCCTATGCAGGACAGAAAGGGTATATGCTTTATTTAGCAATGATGTTATCCGGAATTTCCGGAATAATGGTGCTGATGCCTATGCTATATATACATAAAATCATAAAAAGTATAATCCTTAACAAGGTTGTAGATGTTGTAATGATAAAACAATATGCCGTTTCAGCTGCATTATTTGCAGCGATTGGTCTCTTGTTATATACTTTCGCCCTTATCGTATCTCATATTTTTGCATTTGAAGTGGAAGATAATATCATAAAAATCAATGTAGAAAAAATGATGAAAAAACCTTTGGGATATTTTCTAAATAGAGAGAGCGGAAAAATCAGAAATGTGATTGTAGATGGAGCTTCTCAGACTCACAGTTTTTTAGCTCATCAACTACCTGATATGGCTATGTCTGTAATTTCTCCGCTTATTCTTTTAGGGCTTTTTTTATACTTTGATTGGAGACTGGGAGTGGCAAGTCTGATTCCTCTCATAATTTCTATGGGACTTATGGCAACGATGATGACCGAAGAAATGAAAAAAGAGAGAGAGAAATATTTTGAAGATCTTGCAAATTTATCCGCCGAAACGGTTGAATATGTAAGAGGAATCCCCGTTGTAAAAACATTTGCACAAAGCGTTGAAAGCTTTCAACGACTGCATTCTTTGATTATCCGCTTAAAGGAAACGGTGATGAAACTTACCGTTATGTATAGAAATAAAATGTCTCTATATGAAGCGATTACGGCATCTACAGCATTTTTCCTGGTCCCTGTGGCAATCCTGTTGATAGGCAGAGGAGAAGAGATTCGTACGGTCTTAGGGAACTCCATTATTTACCTATTACTCGGTCCGACTTTCGGTATGTTTATCATGAGAAGCACAACCATTACACAATTCAGTTTTTTTGCAACAACAGCTCTGGATAACATTGACAATATATTGGATTATGAAGAACTGTCTTATGGAGAAAAACAGGACTTTAGTGAAGGATTGGAGTTTAAAAATGTGTCTTTTTCCTACGGAGATGAAAAAATTCTTGATCAGGTTTCGTTTCGTGTCAATCAAGGAGAAAGCGTAGCACTTGTGGGACCGTCGGGAGGCGGAAAAAGTACGATAGCAAGGCTTGCAGCGAGATTTTATGATGCCGACAGCGGAGAGGTGTTACTTGGAAAAACCAATATTCAAGAATATGAAAAGACTGCTCTTATGAAAAAGATTGCATTCGTGTTTCAGGGATCAAAATTATTTAAAATAAGTCTTAAGGAAAATTTGCTGTTAGGAAAGTCGGATGCCAGCGACAAGGAAATAGAGGATGCTCTTATAAGTTCAGGTTCCAAGGAAATTGTAGATACTCTTGAAAAGGGATTAGAAACAGTTTACGGAACAAAAGGGACCTACTTTTCCGGAGGAGAGGTTCAAAGACTTACAATCGCAAGAGCATTTTTAAAGGATGCTAAGCTGTTGATTTTAGATGAAGCCACTGCTTTTGCCGATCCGGAAAATGAATATATGATTCAAGAATCTTTTAAGAAACTTGCCAAAAACAGAACGACGCTTATGATAGCACACAGACTCTCAACGGTGGTAAATGCCGACAGAATTCTTGTAATCGACAAAGGTAAGCTTGTAGAAGAAGGAACACATGACGAATTACTTCAAAAAGGAGAAGTTTATAAAAAACTTTGGGAAGAATACCAAAGAGCGGTCAACTGGAAAATAGGAGGTCAAAATGCTTAG